ATTTAGATCAAGACCGTCCGACATTCCAAATGTTGTATGGTCATATGCAATATTACCTGATGTTTTTATTCTCCCGCTATTCCGTTTTAAAATgcgatttcttcttcttccttaaAGGCGGTTTGCAAACTGTAACGCAATTTGAAATTCCTTTCTGGGCGGGCATAATACCCAAGATGCACCAATCAGCTCGCGAGTTTGTACGTCACTTCCTATCTAGGCCAATAGGAGTGTAAAACGTCATGTGTTTACAGCACGTAACCGGAAATTGTCGAAAAGCAACATGGAAACGTGAAGTGTGAACGTGAACGACATGGCGATTTGCGTTGGTCCagtattacatttaaaagttgTCGTTTTCAAAGAGAACCCGACATAAATGTGTCGGTCTCGATTCAATGTAGACTAATTGTTTATCCCCAAAATGTCGAAATCTGCCGTACTAACCATCCATCAAGTATTAAGGAAAAGCTTCCATAGTCTGGAAAGCAATCAAAAAATATGGATGAGCGTTTCAGAAGATTGCATCCCTCTCATGGTATCGCTGGAGAACTTGGCAGAGCAATCGAGGGCGCTTTCCAATGTCCATATCCCTAACACGCCTCTGAAAGACTTTCCGGAAGTGGAGGAACTGCTACGTTACAAACTCTCGCAAGCCATGGATACGGTGTTGTGCCAACTCCACGAAAATATGTAAGTGAAGATGCAAAACAACTACAAAGCTGGCGGTACTGGATCAAAAATGAATTGCAATCATATAtacaggttgttgtttttttcttataggGCTTCACTCCAGTCACTGAGAGACTCTTTGACGAACCAGGTCTCAACAGTTATCCAATTGTATGAGCAAAACACAGAGAGTCTGGATTTGGCCACTGTAACCGAGCACTCGGGTGCCATCCCATCAATCGTCGACATGCTGGAGTGGCTGCAGGATGCCGAGCGTCACTATCGACAACAGTATCCTTTTTGCTAATGCTCGGATTggaatttgaaaatgtatcacaCCGTCTGTTTTGCGCTTCCTCAAATCCTATATTCAGATTCATGAGGAGAAAAACTCTGTTACACGCACTCAGTTCAGGGGACCTCAACATTTTGGGATCTGCTACAAAGAGATGGAAAGACTTGGACAGTCGCAATGCAGAGGATCAAATCACAGGTTGATATCAATTATTGAAGACAAGTTCATTCTGTTTCATTTAAAGACCAAGTGTGCCTAATACCCTCAACTCTATCTACATAATAATGTGTTCGGGATATTGCTTGTAAGGCTAATGAACTAATCCCTTCCTTGTTGAATTTCAGATACACTCTGCAAAGTGTCTTTCTTCATGGAGTCTGGCTAAGACGAGATGAGTGCAACGTTTGCACTCTCATAGCATTGCAATGGAATGAGTGTGAGTGTCAAAGGAACAATACAGAATTGAAGATTTATCTTCGATTCACAATTCACCGGACAGATAGTAATAATAGGGTCCagttttggaaaataaattgcGTCATGTTTCCTTTATTTACAGAATGTCCCCAAACTAAATGCATTTAATAATACAGCACACAAAAAGATATAAACAGATCCACACTTTTTATTTCAGTTATTGAAAAATCAATTAAGCCTTAGATGACAGGAGGTAACTGCATAATTAATAAGACATCAAACAAGCCATCATAGAAGCAtgagatttattattattattattgtttttgctttgatcCAATGATAAAAACTTCTTCAGGCACTAAGTAATATACAGAATACAactttaattacaaataaataggGACATTTTATACCACTTTTTCCCCCAAA
The sequence above is drawn from the Vanacampus margaritifer isolate UIUO_Vmar chromosome 17, RoL_Vmar_1.0, whole genome shotgun sequence genome and encodes:
- the airim gene encoding AFG2-interacting ribosome maturation factor, with protein sequence MSKSAVLTIHQVLRKSFHSLESNQKIWMSVSEDCIPLMVSLENLAEQSRALSNVHIPNTPLKDFPEVEELLRYKLSQAMDTVLCQLHENMASLQSLRDSLTNQVSTVIQLYEQNTESLDLATVTEHSGAIPSIVDMLEWLQDAERHYRQQFMRRKTLLHALSSGDLNILGSATKRWKDLDSRNAEDQITDTLCKVSFFMESG